In Nothobranchius furzeri strain GRZ-AD chromosome 19, NfurGRZ-RIMD1, whole genome shotgun sequence, the following are encoded in one genomic region:
- the eomesa gene encoding eomesodermin homolog a isoform X2 has product MQLENILPSASINLPKTFYNLSSSDSANNSPRPSSQLDYQEVDRTESESSSAPKKYLSGVGNGMLGEAEGDSFTKADGRKGSPVLGEDELASGRRYNIDELGSDRYFISSSQASSDMANPCSLFPYAGQTGSVYSGTSGSRYPASLHYGSVLPPTGFSAPSVCSGRSQFGSGGYQFGQGPGCLYPSYSGTGTGIGSMSLPGSAAGARAQVYLCNRPLWLKFHRHQTEMIITKQGRRMFPFLSFNITGLSLTAHYNVFVEIVLADPNHWRFQGGKWVTCGKADNNMQGNKVYVHPESPNTGAHWMRQEISFGKLKLTNNKGANNNNTQMIVLQSLHKYQPRLHIVEVTEDGVEDMSNEARTQTFTFPENQFIAVTAYQNTDITQLKIDHNPFAKGFRDNYDSMYTAPENDRLTPSPTDSPRSTQIVPGARYAMQPFFQDQFVNNLPQNRFYTGERAVPQTNSLLSPQSEDPSAAASAQRWFVPPVQQPGSNKLDLSYENDYSTSSLLSYGIKPLSLQTSHALSYYPDSAFASMAAGWGTRSSYQRKMTTGLPWSPRPSPPAFPEDQLGATKEKLPEENTQPTSTWIETSHSLKSVDSSDSGVYSMVCKRRRMSPGGSSTENSPTIKCEDLTTEEYNKDNPKGAKA; this is encoded by the exons ATGCAGTTAGAGAACATCCTTCCCAGCGCCAGCATCAATTTACCCAAAACCTTCTACAACCTGTCCTCGTCGGACAGCGCCAACAACAGCCCCAGGCCGTCCTCCCAGCTCGATTACCAGGAGGTGGACCGGACGGAATCCGAGTCCAGCAGCGCTCCGAAGAAGTACCTGAGCGGGGTGGGGAACGGGATGCTGGGTGAGGCAGAGGGGGACTCTTTTACCAAGGCGGACGGGAGGAAAGGCTCTCCGGTTCTGGGGGAGGACGAGCTGGCGAGCGGCCGGCGCTACAACATAGACGAACTTGGTTCTGACAGATACTTCATCTCGTCCTCCCAGGCGAGTTCCGACATGGCGAACCCCTGTTCCCTCTTCCCCTACGCAGGACAGACGGGTTCGGTGTACAGCGGGACCAGCGGCTCCAGATACCCAGCCTCGCTGCATTATGGATCCGTCCTGCCACCCACCGGCTTCTCCGCTCCGTCCGTGTGCAGCGGCAGGAGCCAGTTCGGCAGCGGGGGGTACCAGTTCGGTCAGGGTCCGGGCTGTTTATACCCGTCCTATTCCGGGACAGGGACGGGAATTGGGTCCATGTCTCTGCCGGGATCAGCGGCCGGAGCCCGGGCGCAGGTGTACCTGTGTAACCGGCCTCTGTGGCTGAAGTTTCACCGGCACCAGACCGAGATGATCATCACCAAACAGGGCAG GCGGATGTTTCCTTTCCTCAGTTTCAACATCACCGGACTCAGCCTCACGGCCCATTACAACGTGTTTGTGGAAATAGTTCTGGCCGACCCGAACCACTGGCGCTTTCAGGGGGGGAAGTGGGTCACCTGTGGGAAAGCAGACAATAATATGCAAG GTAACAAGGTGTACGTTCACCCTGAATCTCCAAACACCGGTGCTCACTGGATGAGACAAGAAATCTCTTTCGGCAAACTAAAACTGACCAACAACAAAGGAgcgaacaacaacaacacacag ATGATCGTCCTGCAGTCTCTTCACAAATACCAACCACGTTTGCACATTGTGGAGGTAACGGAGGACGGAGTGGAGGACATGAGCAACGAGGCCAGAACCCAAACCTTCACCTTCCCAGAGAACCAGTTCATTGCCGTCACAGCTTACCAGAACACAGAT ATCACACAGCTGAAGATCGATCACAACCCTTTTGCAAAAGGCTTCCGAGATAACTATGACTC GATGTACACCGCTCCGGAGAACGACAGGCTGACCCCGTCGCCGACCGACTCCCCTCGCTCCACCCAAATCGTGCCCGGAGCTCGCTACGCCATGCAGCCTTTCTTTCAGGACCAGTTTGTCAACAACCTGCCTCAGAACCGATTCTACACCGGAGAGCGGGCCGTCCCCCAGACCAACAGCCTTCTCTCCCCGCAGAGCGAGGATCCCAGCGCAGCTGCTTCCGCCCAGCGCTGGTTTGTCCCTCCGGTCCAGCAGCCGGGCTCCAACAAGCTCGACCTGTCGTATGAAAATGACTATTCCACCAGTAGCCTGCTGTCGTACGGCATCAAGCCTCTGTCCCTGCAGACGTCCCATGCCCTCAGCTACTACCCAGACTCAGCCTTTGCCTCCATGGCTGCAGGATGGGGAACTAGAAGCTCTTATCAGCGTAAAATGACCACAGGCCTGCCCTGGTCCCCTCGCCCAAGCCCCCCAGCTTTCCCAGAGGACCAGTTGGGGGCCACTAAGGAAAAGCTGCCGGAGGAAAACACACAGCCCACCTCAACCTGGATCGAGACGTCCCACTCGCTGAAATCAGTGGACTCTAGCGACTCTGGCGTGTACTCCATGGTGTGCAAGAGGCGCCGGATGTCCCCCGGGGGCTCGAGCACGGAGAATTCCCCGACCATCAAGTGCGAGGACTTGACCACGGAGGAGTACAACAAGGACAACCCAAAAG GTGCCAAAGCTTAG
- the eomesa gene encoding eomesodermin homolog a isoform X1, which translates to MQLENILPSASINLPKTFYNLSSSDSANNSPRPSSQLDYQEVDRTESESSSAPKKYLSGVGNGMLGEAEGDSFTKADGRKGSPVLGEDELASGRRYNIDELGSDRYFISSSQASSDMANPCSLFPYAGQTGSVYSGTSGSRYPASLHYGSVLPPTGFSAPSVCSGRSQFGSGGYQFGQGPGCLYPSYSGTGTGIGSMSLPGSAAGARAQVYLCNRPLWLKFHRHQTEMIITKQGRRMFPFLSFNITGLSLTAHYNVFVEIVLADPNHWRFQGGKWVTCGKADNNMQGNKVYVHPESPNTGAHWMRQEISFGKLKLTNNKGANNNNTQMIVLQSLHKYQPRLHIVEVTEDGVEDMSNEARTQTFTFPENQFIAVTAYQNTDITQLKIDHNPFAKGFRDNYDSMYTAPENDRLTPSPTDSPRSTQIVPGARYAMQPFFQDQFVNNLPQNRFYTGERAVPQTNSLLSPQSEDPSAAASAQRWFVPPVQQPGSNKLDLSYENDYSTSSLLSYGIKPLSLQTSHALSYYPDSAFASMAAGWGTRSSYQRKMTTGLPWSPRPSPPAFPEDQLGATKEKLPEENTQPTSTWIETSHSLKSVDSSDSGVYSMVCKRRRMSPGGSSTENSPTIKCEDLTTEEYNKDNPKGMGYYAFYTSP; encoded by the exons ATGCAGTTAGAGAACATCCTTCCCAGCGCCAGCATCAATTTACCCAAAACCTTCTACAACCTGTCCTCGTCGGACAGCGCCAACAACAGCCCCAGGCCGTCCTCCCAGCTCGATTACCAGGAGGTGGACCGGACGGAATCCGAGTCCAGCAGCGCTCCGAAGAAGTACCTGAGCGGGGTGGGGAACGGGATGCTGGGTGAGGCAGAGGGGGACTCTTTTACCAAGGCGGACGGGAGGAAAGGCTCTCCGGTTCTGGGGGAGGACGAGCTGGCGAGCGGCCGGCGCTACAACATAGACGAACTTGGTTCTGACAGATACTTCATCTCGTCCTCCCAGGCGAGTTCCGACATGGCGAACCCCTGTTCCCTCTTCCCCTACGCAGGACAGACGGGTTCGGTGTACAGCGGGACCAGCGGCTCCAGATACCCAGCCTCGCTGCATTATGGATCCGTCCTGCCACCCACCGGCTTCTCCGCTCCGTCCGTGTGCAGCGGCAGGAGCCAGTTCGGCAGCGGGGGGTACCAGTTCGGTCAGGGTCCGGGCTGTTTATACCCGTCCTATTCCGGGACAGGGACGGGAATTGGGTCCATGTCTCTGCCGGGATCAGCGGCCGGAGCCCGGGCGCAGGTGTACCTGTGTAACCGGCCTCTGTGGCTGAAGTTTCACCGGCACCAGACCGAGATGATCATCACCAAACAGGGCAG GCGGATGTTTCCTTTCCTCAGTTTCAACATCACCGGACTCAGCCTCACGGCCCATTACAACGTGTTTGTGGAAATAGTTCTGGCCGACCCGAACCACTGGCGCTTTCAGGGGGGGAAGTGGGTCACCTGTGGGAAAGCAGACAATAATATGCAAG GTAACAAGGTGTACGTTCACCCTGAATCTCCAAACACCGGTGCTCACTGGATGAGACAAGAAATCTCTTTCGGCAAACTAAAACTGACCAACAACAAAGGAgcgaacaacaacaacacacag ATGATCGTCCTGCAGTCTCTTCACAAATACCAACCACGTTTGCACATTGTGGAGGTAACGGAGGACGGAGTGGAGGACATGAGCAACGAGGCCAGAACCCAAACCTTCACCTTCCCAGAGAACCAGTTCATTGCCGTCACAGCTTACCAGAACACAGAT ATCACACAGCTGAAGATCGATCACAACCCTTTTGCAAAAGGCTTCCGAGATAACTATGACTC GATGTACACCGCTCCGGAGAACGACAGGCTGACCCCGTCGCCGACCGACTCCCCTCGCTCCACCCAAATCGTGCCCGGAGCTCGCTACGCCATGCAGCCTTTCTTTCAGGACCAGTTTGTCAACAACCTGCCTCAGAACCGATTCTACACCGGAGAGCGGGCCGTCCCCCAGACCAACAGCCTTCTCTCCCCGCAGAGCGAGGATCCCAGCGCAGCTGCTTCCGCCCAGCGCTGGTTTGTCCCTCCGGTCCAGCAGCCGGGCTCCAACAAGCTCGACCTGTCGTATGAAAATGACTATTCCACCAGTAGCCTGCTGTCGTACGGCATCAAGCCTCTGTCCCTGCAGACGTCCCATGCCCTCAGCTACTACCCAGACTCAGCCTTTGCCTCCATGGCTGCAGGATGGGGAACTAGAAGCTCTTATCAGCGTAAAATGACCACAGGCCTGCCCTGGTCCCCTCGCCCAAGCCCCCCAGCTTTCCCAGAGGACCAGTTGGGGGCCACTAAGGAAAAGCTGCCGGAGGAAAACACACAGCCCACCTCAACCTGGATCGAGACGTCCCACTCGCTGAAATCAGTGGACTCTAGCGACTCTGGCGTGTACTCCATGGTGTGCAAGAGGCGCCGGATGTCCCCCGGGGGCTCGAGCACGGAGAATTCCCCGACCATCAAGTGCGAGGACTTGACCACGGAGGAGTACAACAAGGACAACCCAAAAGGCATGGGTTATTATGCATTCTACACAAGCCCCTAg